Sequence from the Kogia breviceps isolate mKogBre1 chromosome X, mKogBre1 haplotype 1, whole genome shotgun sequence genome:
aaaccatTCCTTTTGACAAAGTGTTACAACTTAAAATCCATTCAAAAAGAGTTTTCCATTCACCTCTCCATTTCTGGAAGTTTGTTTTAAATTCAAACAGACTCTTTCTGAAGAAAGCCTGATTAATGACTAATCAATACATCCTACTTCTGCCTCCCCACTGGAGGAACTGCTGCTCTGGAGCCCCTAACCTCCACATCCCCATTTATTTTTCAAGTGAAAGCTGCTACCCAAAGAACCCTTCTCTACTCCTGAAAGCACTAAAAGCCCCTGCTTATGAGTCCACAATCTCTGCTGTCCCAGCTTCCACCTCATTGTTTCACACCAACTTCCTCTTCATGGCAATTGGGCAAAGGAAAGTAATGTGGAGGTTGCTCTCAGTCAAAATGGGCTCCAAAAGTTGTATGCCTAAATGCCTTTCCCACACCTTAAACAGTTAAAAACTCCTAATAAATTTCCCcactaaataattataaaaggTCATGCTTTTACTTTGCAGTACTACTTTTGTGAGCTCCCATGGAAATCAGTTATGATAAAGAATGGAAGTTCTTTGAGGGCAGAGAATTTTGTCTATTTATCTCCACTCCCAGCACATATTTCATCAGCTCTAAACTGCCATCAATTGTAAGATGCATTTCAGAGAAGCAAAACTGTGGAAAACAAAGGTGCATTCTATAATCAATGCAAGATAGTGACAGAGTAAACTGCACATAATGAGTGCTTAACAGATGCTTCCTGaattgaattgtttttaaaaagcttctttgGGAAAGTTTTTGAGGCCTAAGCAACTAGCTTACAGATAAATCTGTAGGGGGCAGAGGACTATAATTTAAGGATTGCCTGTATTTCTAATAGCCAATTTGAAAAGAATggacactctccagaaagtggtgtGTTTCTATGTAGGTGTAtgtctgtttctcttctctcctccttacCTCATCAATTAGTTTCCTGGCATTTGCGATAGTATAATCACCAGCAAATAATACCACTAAGCATGACTCATCactgttcttctgtctctgacCCCGGGACACTGGAACGATACTTCTACTCGCTTCTGTGGAAAGGCGGACAGCTTTGAGCTCTTCGGTAGTAGGTAGAGGAACATGGTCCTGAATGACAGCATCTTCTGGAAGAAGGCTCCAATTGAGTTCTCCTGACACAGGTGTAAAGTCATGAATGTTACTCCAGGTATTATTGAAGATACTGAGCCCTGCATCTTTGAACTGGAAAGCTAATTCAGGGTAGTACCATTGAAAACAGCCAAACTTGATATTCGTGGAAGATTCAATAATGGGCTGAGTGGCACAGCACAAAAAGACTTCCAGCTTTCTACAATCCCGCACACGAAACTGTTGGCAGGCTAATGCACACTTGCAATCTCTGCAATTCCGGAAAAACACACTACCTTTCACCGGTCCCAGAAAAATGACACAGTTAGTACAGTCATCAATAGTAACTGTAGCAGAGTGATCAAAAATATAGATGTTACAGTTCTCACAGTCTTGAATGAGAAACTGTTGTCCTGCCACTTTCCCAGGTAAGCGACCTACTGTTTCATCCTTCAGTCCACTGAACATGTAGTCTTTCGGATCAACCTGCAGGAACAAAACACAGACCTTGAGTATTATTGacattattcagcaaacattaatTGTCTATTGGGAGTCAGGAACgatttttattgctaaaataaTATGCTCCAACTCTTACTGACTTTGCGACATAATAAGAAAATGAGCAGgacaaaaaactttttaaaaataaatacataaaaggcatggggggaagaaagggagagtaAACTGTTATAGATAAAGAAAGACTCAGGACATACCAACCAAATGATGTGTGGACATTGTTGGATCCTGTTTTAACATATCAACTGTAAAAGTACTTTTTGGAAACAATTGGGGAcattctcacacatacacacagcatactggatgatattaaggaatattTCAGCTTTGagcctcttctttttctgatGCTTCACTTTTAAACAACTTCTGAGTCTTTAAAACTTCTGAACTTGGAAATACACCAAGATTGTAATATGTTTCTCTATCTTTCCATAAATTGATGCCTGGGTCTTAGTTTCTAAACCCTGACTGATTTCTGCAATACGCTACAGAAAATGGAGCCACGTGAAGTCTCAAGAATCACTATAGGTCAGAATTTGCATTTACAAATTTGattcaaacatttactgagctatTCCTACAAtgtaattttttcaaatttcaccATTTCCATCTTTAGGCATTTTAAACTAAAGCTCACAGAATCTTTTAAACAGTGTGCCTGGAATCtgtcacattattttt
This genomic interval carries:
- the RP2 gene encoding protein XRP2 is translated as MGCFFSKRRKAEKESQPEGEEERPKQYSWDQREKVDPKDYMFSGLKDETVGRLPGKVAGQQFLIQDCENCNIYIFDHSATVTIDDCTNCVIFLGPVKGSVFFRNCRDCKCALACQQFRVRDCRKLEVFLCCATQPIIESSTNIKFGCFQWYYPELAFQFKDAGLSIFNNTWSNIHDFTPVSGELNWSLLPEDAVIQDHVPLPTTEELKAVRLSTEASRSIVPVSRGQRQKNSDESCLVVLFAGDYTIANARKLIDELVGKGFFLVQTKEVSMKAEDAQRVFRDKAPDFLPLLNKGPVIALEFSGDGAVEGCQLIVNEIFSGTKMFVSESKDAASGDVDSFYNFADIQMGI